One part of the Microlunatus elymi genome encodes these proteins:
- a CDS encoding phytanoyl-CoA dioxygenase family protein codes for MTTIQNELVLSADDPAALRGRYDRDGVVQVNSVLSPAEIDEIRDAFMQQVASDREALGAIQEVADDDILSRYPRFMQPHRRPDLPVGKISRRLMTDPRILDIVTALVGPAYGAQSMFYFKPPSARGQAMHQDNYFLRAHPETCIAAWIAVDRCDAANGGLSVVPGSHAMEVVCPETADAEQSFTTGLVRPPEGMTAVQTDMQPGDVLFFHGSAVHGSLPNTTTDRFRRSLIFHYVPQDSREVSRFYMPLIAHDGTEVSIDEATGGGPCGDGWEGAMH; via the coding sequence ATGACCACAATCCAGAACGAGCTCGTACTGAGCGCCGATGATCCGGCCGCGCTCCGCGGACGTTACGACCGCGACGGAGTCGTCCAGGTCAATTCGGTGCTGTCGCCGGCCGAGATCGACGAGATCCGCGACGCCTTCATGCAACAGGTCGCCTCCGATCGAGAAGCACTCGGAGCGATTCAGGAGGTCGCAGACGACGACATCCTGTCCCGCTATCCGCGCTTCATGCAGCCGCACCGGCGGCCCGATCTCCCGGTCGGCAAGATCTCCCGCCGGTTGATGACCGATCCGCGCATCCTCGACATCGTCACCGCGCTGGTCGGACCGGCGTACGGGGCTCAGTCGATGTTCTACTTCAAGCCTCCGTCGGCGCGCGGCCAGGCCATGCATCAGGACAACTACTTCCTGCGCGCCCATCCGGAGACCTGCATCGCTGCCTGGATCGCGGTCGATCGCTGCGATGCCGCCAACGGTGGCCTATCGGTCGTGCCGGGCAGTCACGCGATGGAGGTCGTCTGCCCCGAGACGGCCGATGCAGAGCAGTCCTTCACCACCGGACTGGTTCGGCCGCCGGAGGGGATGACCGCGGTACAGACCGACATGCAGCCCGGCGACGTGCTCTTCTTCCACGGCAGCGCCGTCCACGGATCACTACCGAACACCACCACCGACCGGTTCCGGCGCTCGCTGATCTTCCACTACGTACCGCAGGACAGCCGGGAAGTCTCCCGCTTCTACATGCCGCTGATCGCACACGACGGCACCGAGGTCAGCATCGACGAGGCCACCGGCGGCGGCCCCTGCGGCGACGGCTGGGAGGGTGCCATGCATTGA
- a CDS encoding SDR family oxidoreductase codes for MAVLDAFSLQGKVSVVTGAARGIGHALATALAEAGSDVVLLVRNPAAVVDQLADLQKLGVRAFAVGADVTDAAQVEQAVGQIYAELGTVDVLINNAGICVHRPALEVSAEEWNAVMDVNVNGVWHCAQAFGRRMVEQGSGNIINIGSISALIVNRPQWQPGYNASKAAVHQLTKSLAAEWAPHGVRVNALAPGYVKTEMAPADDPKFKPYWIGDAPMQRAAEPAELGPTIVYLASDASSFMTGSILVFDGGYTAF; via the coding sequence ATGGCAGTACTGGACGCATTCTCCCTGCAGGGCAAGGTTTCGGTCGTGACCGGAGCTGCCCGCGGCATCGGCCACGCACTGGCGACGGCCCTGGCCGAGGCCGGCAGCGACGTCGTCCTGCTGGTACGCAATCCGGCCGCGGTCGTCGATCAGTTGGCCGACCTGCAGAAGCTCGGCGTCCGGGCCTTTGCGGTTGGTGCTGACGTCACGGACGCGGCTCAGGTGGAGCAGGCGGTGGGACAGATCTACGCCGAGCTCGGCACCGTTGACGTGTTGATCAACAACGCCGGCATCTGCGTACACCGGCCGGCGCTCGAGGTGTCCGCGGAGGAGTGGAATGCGGTGATGGACGTCAACGTGAACGGCGTCTGGCATTGCGCCCAGGCCTTCGGCCGCAGGATGGTCGAGCAGGGCAGCGGCAACATCATCAACATCGGCTCGATCTCCGCGTTGATCGTCAACCGGCCGCAGTGGCAGCCGGGCTACAACGCGTCCAAGGCGGCAGTGCATCAGCTGACCAAGTCGCTGGCCGCCGAGTGGGCTCCGCACGGCGTACGGGTGAACGCGCTCGCACCGGGTTATGTGAAGACCGAGATGGCGCCCGCCGACGACCCGAAGTTCAAGCCGTACTGGATCGGCGACGCACCCATGCAGCGCGCCGCCGAGCCGGCCGAACTCGGCCCGACCATCGTCTACCTGGCCTCCGACGCCTCCAGCTTCATGACCGGCTCGATCCTGGTCTTCGACGGCGGTTACACCGCCTTCTGA
- the ltrA gene encoding group II intron reverse transcriptase/maturase, whose product MVKAEGVQRESDGVVVPMASVGVGIGVQHNASEGKGPDFDHAGGVGKRVGMTRCSGSNNPDSFQRVVAVDEAPSPVKVRKLQGKLWAAAKQSEGRRFHALFDRICRGDVLWEAWERVRRNRGAAGVDRITLAMVEDYGVGRMLAEVQRVLRAGSYLPAPVRRVDIVKPAGGVRPLGIPTVIDRVVQTAAKIVLEPIFEADFKSSSFGFRPRRSATQAKETIRKSFIAGFTQVAEADIRGFFDHLDHDVLMEQVARRVSDRRVLKLVRQWLGAGVLTGEGLQQTVAGTPQGGVISPLLANIYLHAFDEQVQAQGLGVLVRYADDFVIMCSTPGQAKTALDQARQILAGLGLELHPGKTRVVDLREGREGFDFLGCHFRARMSGRLWEQKHIVRYYLHRWPSQRAMKSVREKVRDRTGANHVGVPIEVLIGQLNPILRGWGNYFRIGNAAIKFRQIDRYVVWRLHRLLVKKRGRNLHAGVADQWTEDWFNDHGLYRLRGSVRYPRAA is encoded by the coding sequence ATGGTGAAGGCCGAGGGAGTGCAGCGGGAGTCCGATGGGGTCGTAGTACCGATGGCATCGGTTGGTGTCGGGATCGGCGTGCAACATAACGCGTCGGAAGGGAAGGGCCCTGACTTTGATCATGCTGGCGGAGTGGGTAAGCGCGTGGGCATGACCCGGTGTTCCGGGTCCAACAACCCCGACTCGTTTCAGCGGGTGGTAGCCGTCGATGAGGCTCCATCGCCGGTGAAAGTGCGAAAACTGCAAGGCAAGCTATGGGCTGCGGCTAAGCAGTCTGAGGGGCGTCGTTTCCACGCTCTGTTTGACCGTATCTGCAGGGGTGACGTGCTGTGGGAGGCGTGGGAACGGGTCCGTAGGAACCGGGGAGCGGCCGGGGTGGATCGGATCACCCTGGCCATGGTGGAGGACTACGGCGTCGGCCGGATGTTGGCCGAGGTTCAGCGGGTCCTTCGCGCCGGGTCGTATCTCCCCGCGCCGGTGCGGCGTGTGGATATTGTTAAACCAGCTGGTGGTGTCCGACCGTTGGGGATCCCGACGGTGATCGACCGGGTGGTGCAGACTGCGGCGAAGATCGTTCTGGAGCCAATTTTTGAGGCCGACTTCAAGTCGTCCTCGTTCGGGTTCCGTCCGAGGCGGTCGGCGACGCAGGCCAAGGAGACCATCCGGAAGTCGTTCATCGCAGGGTTCACTCAGGTGGCCGAGGCCGACATTCGAGGGTTCTTCGATCATCTGGACCATGACGTTCTTATGGAACAGGTGGCCCGGAGGGTTTCGGATCGGCGGGTGCTGAAACTGGTCAGACAGTGGCTCGGAGCAGGAGTGTTGACCGGGGAGGGGTTGCAGCAGACGGTTGCTGGAACTCCGCAGGGTGGGGTGATCTCGCCCCTGTTGGCCAACATCTACCTGCACGCCTTCGACGAACAGGTGCAGGCACAGGGTCTTGGGGTGTTGGTGCGGTATGCCGACGATTTCGTGATCATGTGCAGTACACCAGGACAGGCGAAGACGGCCTTGGATCAGGCCAGACAGATTCTGGCGGGGTTGGGGTTGGAGTTGCATCCGGGCAAGACGCGGGTTGTGGACCTGCGGGAAGGCCGGGAGGGTTTCGACTTTCTGGGGTGCCACTTCCGTGCGCGGATGTCGGGCCGATTGTGGGAACAGAAGCACATCGTGCGCTATTACCTGCATCGGTGGCCGTCGCAGCGGGCGATGAAGTCGGTGCGGGAGAAGGTCCGCGACCGCACCGGTGCCAACCACGTGGGTGTTCCGATCGAAGTGTTGATCGGGCAGTTGAATCCGATCCTGCGTGGTTGGGGAAACTACTTCCGCATCGGAAATGCCGCCATCAAGTTCCGTCAGATCGATCGCTACGTTGTGTGGCGTCTTCACCGCTTGCTGGTTAAGAAGCGGGGACGCAATCTGCACGCCGGAGTCGCCGATCAGTGGACCGAGGACTGGTTCAACGACCACGGGCTCTACCGGCTCCGCGGGAGCGTGCGCTACCCGAGGGCTGCGTAA
- a CDS encoding sulfite exporter TauE/SafE family protein, which produces MDFFDPGLLLGGLGVGIIVGLTGMGGGALMTPMLVFLFKIDPLVAIASDLVTSLFMKPAGAIVHLRRKTVNLKLVLWLCVGSVPAAFGGVFALKALHLGEATDTVLSYALGIALLVAAAGLIYRAWRQLRVNHSAWGEGRPVEVAQPDIVVRPAPIIVLGAVAGLFVGLTSVGSGSIIVVVLLLMFPALKASQLVGTDLVQAVPLVAAAATAHVINGDADFGVAISLLIGAIPGAFIGAQISSRAPGGIVRRALAILLVCSGIKMLGAPNLVVVIAAAAMLVLGNLAWISVRNYSRRRADHRRTEAGLDHDQQPGQDQDQANSSRNAS; this is translated from the coding sequence GTGGACTTCTTCGATCCAGGGCTGCTGCTCGGTGGACTCGGCGTCGGCATCATCGTCGGGCTCACCGGGATGGGCGGCGGCGCGCTGATGACGCCGATGCTGGTGTTTCTGTTCAAGATCGACCCGCTGGTGGCGATCGCCAGCGACCTGGTCACCAGTCTGTTCATGAAGCCGGCCGGCGCGATCGTGCACCTGCGGCGCAAGACCGTGAACCTGAAGCTGGTGCTGTGGCTGTGCGTCGGGTCGGTGCCGGCCGCGTTCGGCGGCGTGTTCGCGCTGAAGGCGCTGCACCTCGGCGAGGCGACCGACACCGTCTTGTCGTACGCCCTCGGCATCGCTCTGTTGGTCGCGGCGGCCGGCCTGATCTATCGGGCGTGGCGACAGCTGCGGGTCAATCACTCCGCGTGGGGTGAGGGCCGCCCGGTCGAGGTCGCCCAGCCGGACATCGTGGTACGTCCCGCGCCGATCATCGTGCTGGGTGCGGTTGCCGGGCTGTTCGTCGGGCTGACGTCGGTGGGTTCGGGGTCGATCATCGTGGTCGTCCTGCTGCTGATGTTCCCGGCGTTGAAGGCGTCGCAGTTGGTCGGCACCGACCTGGTGCAGGCCGTGCCACTGGTGGCCGCCGCCGCGACCGCTCACGTGATCAACGGCGACGCCGACTTCGGCGTGGCGATCTCGTTGCTGATCGGCGCCATCCCCGGTGCCTTCATCGGTGCCCAGATCTCGTCCCGGGCGCCCGGCGGAATCGTCCGCCGGGCCCTGGCGATCTTGCTGGTCTGCTCGGGCATCAAGATGCTCGGCGCGCCGAACCTGGTGGTCGTGATCGCCGCAGCAGCCATGCTGGTGCTCGGAAACCTGGCCTGGATCAGCGTCCGGAACTACTCCCGCCGCCGGGCCGACCACCGTCGTACGGAGGCCGGCCTGGACCACGATCAGCAGCCGGGTCAGGATCAGGATCAGGCCAACTCGAGCCGCAACGCGTCGTAG
- a CDS encoding polysaccharide lyase family protein, translating into MIISRRTFQLSAAAAAGTALAAGRLNLAEATPTGGRRTGKTPTATETDTEITVDNGRIRAVISKEFEGRLISLKLGEQELIAEGGRGRFDQNVNILEPKIEIEQAPVSYRVDRADGQVMITVTLPPSTDAPYRRDRSYIFAADEPGFHLAPRFAHSAEHPAVSVEQHRFVWWVDPAIFTHASLEDDDFGKPWRRAAAQLPTPDELAAGPMVMDATYDLAGLGSGYARRCYTKYDWAISMRDHVVHGLYGRVDDHYIGAFAVLANRESFNGGPDRQDLTLHQTDAGPVLLLEPHATHYGAPFVNADGDWAKTYGPYFVYLGTADSPDQLRRDALQYADPKRHAELYDRSGLVGWVPTSQRATVRGRLNVRGATTRGAMVILSDDETAPQDTAAGFQYWTEVEADGSFRLDAVRPGSYRLTARRPGLWGEYVRDHVRIDGPTKINIDWRPEKNGRLLWQIGSPDGTSAEFAGAQQARRYDSMVDYSDRFRDGLDYRIGRNRSQDWYFTQKQQVDGQNVAPWRIHFDLDRQPRADDVFTLTISLAGWSLDSAVPNPGLPSNLTLSCNDGAPIVWDFGPDAPRGAIYRSANRARGFVRRFRLDPASLRRGANTLTLTVNQGIDNVVTQATYDALRLELA; encoded by the coding sequence ATGATCATCTCTCGACGGACCTTTCAGCTCTCCGCAGCGGCTGCGGCCGGTACGGCGCTGGCCGCCGGCCGGTTGAACCTCGCCGAGGCGACCCCGACCGGCGGACGGCGCACCGGGAAGACCCCGACGGCCACCGAGACCGACACCGAGATCACCGTGGACAACGGCCGCATCCGGGCGGTGATCTCCAAGGAATTCGAAGGGCGGCTGATATCGCTCAAGTTGGGCGAGCAGGAGTTGATCGCCGAGGGCGGGCGTGGGCGGTTCGATCAGAACGTCAACATCTTGGAGCCCAAGATCGAGATCGAGCAGGCTCCGGTGAGCTACCGGGTCGACCGAGCCGACGGCCAGGTCATGATCACCGTCACGCTGCCGCCGTCCACCGACGCGCCGTACCGCCGCGATCGCAGCTATATCTTCGCCGCCGACGAGCCGGGTTTCCATCTGGCGCCGCGATTCGCGCACAGCGCCGAGCATCCGGCGGTCTCTGTGGAGCAGCATCGCTTCGTCTGGTGGGTGGATCCGGCGATCTTCACCCACGCCAGCTTGGAAGACGACGACTTCGGCAAGCCGTGGCGGCGAGCAGCCGCCCAGTTGCCGACGCCCGACGAACTGGCCGCCGGCCCGATGGTGATGGACGCGACGTACGACCTGGCCGGACTGGGCAGCGGCTACGCGCGTCGCTGCTACACCAAGTACGACTGGGCGATCTCGATGCGTGATCACGTCGTGCACGGGCTCTACGGACGGGTCGATGACCACTACATCGGTGCCTTCGCCGTGCTGGCCAATCGCGAGTCCTTCAACGGCGGACCGGATCGGCAGGACCTCACGCTGCACCAGACCGACGCCGGGCCGGTGCTGCTGCTGGAGCCGCACGCAACCCACTACGGGGCGCCGTTCGTGAACGCCGACGGAGACTGGGCCAAGACCTACGGGCCGTACTTCGTCTACCTCGGTACGGCCGACAGTCCTGATCAACTTCGCCGGGATGCCTTGCAGTACGCGGATCCGAAGCGGCATGCCGAGCTCTACGACCGCTCCGGGCTGGTCGGCTGGGTGCCCACGTCGCAGCGCGCCACGGTCCGCGGCCGGCTCAACGTTCGCGGCGCAACGACCCGCGGTGCGATGGTGATCCTGTCCGACGACGAGACCGCCCCCCAGGACACGGCTGCCGGGTTCCAGTACTGGACCGAGGTCGAAGCGGACGGGAGCTTCCGTCTCGACGCGGTGCGACCGGGCAGCTATCGGCTGACCGCCCGCCGGCCCGGTCTGTGGGGAGAGTACGTCCGTGATCATGTCCGGATCGACGGTCCGACCAAAATCAACATCGATTGGCGGCCGGAGAAGAACGGCCGACTGCTCTGGCAGATCGGCTCCCCGGACGGCACCTCGGCCGAATTCGCCGGCGCCCAGCAGGCGCGTCGCTACGACAGCATGGTCGACTATTCGGATCGATTCCGAGACGGCTTGGACTACCGAATCGGCCGGAATCGTAGCCAGGATTGGTACTTCACCCAGAAGCAGCAGGTCGACGGGCAGAACGTCGCGCCGTGGCGGATCCACTTCGATCTTGATCGGCAGCCGCGGGCCGATGACGTTTTCACCCTGACGATCTCGCTGGCCGGTTGGTCGCTGGACAGCGCCGTACCCAATCCCGGGCTGCCCAGCAACCTGACCCTCAGTTGCAACGACGGGGCGCCGATCGTCTGGGACTTCGGCCCCGACGCCCCACGCGGTGCGATCTATCGCAGCGCCAACCGAGCAAGGGGATTCGTGCGCCGGTTCCGGTTGGATCCGGCCTCGCTGCGGCGCGGTGCCAACACGCTCACCCTGACCGTCAATCAGGGCATCGACAACGTGGTCACCCAGGCGACCTACGACGCGTTGCGGCTCGAGTTGGCCTGA
- a CDS encoding ABC transporter permease: MTATTAPPTRDETPTAEPLNHHHHHHPPQPWWRRMWRDRTLLLFALPGMALLIVFHYVALAGNVIAFQDYQPFLGIRNSLWVGFENFSVIFTSDPDFWNAVKNTLILTVIQTVFVFPMPIALALLLNSLLSEKIKRVVQSVLYLPHFLSWVIVVAIFQQMLGGTGLLNNFLRAHGHQAVNIISNPDIFFGLLTSQVIWKDTGWSTILFLAALSQIDASLYEASAVDGAGRWRQMWHITLPGLRGIIILLLILKLGDSLSVGFEQIILQQPAVGTEVSEVIDTYVYNNGIVGGSWGISTAVGLVKGVIGVALVLGANKLAHVFGESGVYQK, from the coding sequence ATGACGGCAACCACTGCACCGCCGACCCGCGACGAGACTCCCACCGCCGAACCGCTCAACCACCACCACCACCACCATCCGCCGCAGCCGTGGTGGCGCCGGATGTGGCGAGACCGCACCCTGTTGCTGTTCGCGTTGCCCGGGATGGCGCTGCTGATCGTCTTCCACTACGTCGCGCTCGCCGGTAACGTGATCGCCTTCCAGGACTACCAACCGTTCCTCGGCATCCGTAACTCGTTGTGGGTCGGCTTCGAGAACTTCTCGGTGATCTTCACCTCCGACCCCGACTTCTGGAACGCGGTCAAGAACACGCTGATCTTGACCGTGATCCAGACCGTGTTCGTCTTCCCGATGCCGATCGCGCTGGCGCTGCTGCTGAACAGCCTGCTCTCGGAGAAGATCAAGCGGGTGGTGCAGTCGGTGCTCTACCTGCCGCACTTCCTGTCCTGGGTGATCGTGGTCGCGATCTTCCAGCAGATGCTCGGCGGCACCGGTCTGCTGAACAACTTCCTGCGGGCACACGGACACCAGGCCGTCAACATCATCAGCAACCCGGACATCTTCTTCGGATTGCTGACCTCACAGGTGATCTGGAAGGACACCGGCTGGTCCACGATTCTCTTCCTGGCAGCACTGTCCCAGATCGATGCCAGCCTGTACGAGGCTTCGGCAGTCGACGGAGCGGGTCGCTGGCGGCAGATGTGGCACATCACCCTGCCGGGCCTGCGCGGCATCATCATCCTGTTGTTGATCTTGAAGCTCGGCGACTCGTTGTCGGTCGGCTTCGAGCAGATCATCCTGCAGCAGCCCGCCGTCGGCACCGAGGTGTCGGAAGTGATCGACACCTACGTCTACAACAACGGCATCGTCGGCGGCAGTTGGGGCATCTCGACCGCCGTCGGGCTGGTCAAGGGCGTGATCGGAGTCGCCCTGGTGCTCGGCGCCAACAAGCTCGCCCACGTCTTCGGCGAAAGCGGGGTCTACCAGAAATGA
- a CDS encoding carbohydrate ABC transporter permease, with the protein MTTTTTPPTAGTEAGGRSTAATHKRRRTVRTVNGVEPPNIGIRILKGVVLTIACAMVIIPFLGILSTSISSPEHVTKSGGFVLFPDTVNLAAYKSILSGGVVTRALGVSAFVTIVGTLASLAVTSLLGYALSRRGVFGGRAMLMLILLSLLFSPGLIPSYLVVKQLGLLDSLAALIVPTMVSAFNVIVIRSFFSNIPAELMESAKVDGASELQIFTRIVLPLSKAVLAVIGLFYAVNYWNAFFNALIYLNDSAKWPLQLVLRTYVINNTQLDQGDLGSLESMPPQPSIQMAILVISLIPILIVYPFLQKHFAKGVLTGAVKG; encoded by the coding sequence ATGACCACCACGACCACTCCCCCGACGGCCGGAACCGAGGCCGGCGGCCGATCAACAGCCGCCACACACAAGCGGCGGCGTACGGTCCGTACCGTCAACGGCGTCGAGCCGCCCAACATCGGCATCCGCATCCTGAAGGGTGTGGTGCTGACGATCGCCTGCGCGATGGTGATCATCCCGTTCCTGGGGATCCTGTCCACGAGCATCTCCAGCCCCGAGCACGTGACCAAGTCCGGCGGCTTCGTCCTGTTCCCCGACACCGTGAATCTGGCTGCGTACAAGTCGATCCTCAGCGGCGGCGTGGTCACTCGGGCGCTCGGCGTCTCCGCCTTCGTCACCATCGTCGGAACCCTGGCCTCGCTCGCGGTCACCAGCCTGCTCGGCTACGCACTGTCGCGCCGCGGCGTCTTCGGCGGTCGGGCGATGCTGATGTTGATCTTGCTCAGCCTGCTGTTCTCGCCCGGTCTGATCCCGTCCTACCTGGTGGTGAAGCAACTCGGTCTGCTGGACAGTCTGGCCGCCCTGATCGTGCCGACCATGGTCAGTGCGTTCAACGTGATCGTGATCCGTTCCTTCTTCAGCAACATCCCGGCCGAATTGATGGAGTCGGCCAAGGTGGACGGTGCCAGCGAACTGCAGATCTTCACCCGGATCGTGCTGCCGCTGTCCAAGGCGGTGTTGGCGGTGATCGGCTTGTTCTACGCGGTGAACTACTGGAACGCCTTCTTCAACGCGTTGATCTATCTCAACGACAGCGCGAAGTGGCCGCTGCAGTTGGTGCTGCGGACCTACGTGATCAACAACACTCAGCTGGACCAGGGTGATCTCGGCTCGCTGGAGTCGATGCCGCCGCAGCCGTCCATCCAGATGGCGATTCTGGTCATCTCCCTGATCCCGATTCTGATCGTCTACCCGTTCCTGCAGAAGCACTTCGCCAAGGGAGTGCTCACCGGTGCGGTCAAGGGCTGA
- a CDS encoding type 2 periplasmic-binding domain-containing protein, which produces MPNAVNRRRFLTGSLGVAALAAGGTSLLSGCSSSSGSSATGSGSGATGTPPTYTRYQGVKADLPGTDSGVPDAFFHYPEEPVKAFDKAPGDGKPITAMAQTSEPIPPAMGSNPYWQELNKQLGSELKIAMTTATDYDAKFATVVAGGDELPDIFQVSRGATAVPQLMASKALDLTEHLSGDAAKDYPFLANIPTASWKHAMFDGKIYAVPIPRGTLQSTIIYRRDDLLDKLGVNTEPANFNDFFDLCKQVTNAKKNVWALSQAPTNYVMQMLKVPNGWAEEGGKLTSKWESPKIKDALDATRKMVAAGVIAPDSFAANASQYKQWFMAGTTYMTGDSYSAWPAYYAQSTGVKGFALSAMGFPGFDGGKGSIWLRSPTHSIVGINKESADRAKTLLSVMNWLAAPFGTEEYLFRKYGIANRNYHLKGTDPVQDQGKVGETFLGIQYLADAPPVLYLPGAEKMIKGQYEQMKSVIPDGTPDPTEGLYSETNTRIGGKIGDKLDTLIEDILQGRKQVSEWDAAVAEWRKSGGDKIRSEYEELLQKQ; this is translated from the coding sequence ATGCCCAACGCCGTCAATCGGCGACGGTTCCTGACCGGATCGCTCGGCGTCGCCGCCCTGGCCGCCGGTGGTACGAGTCTGCTCAGCGGCTGCTCGTCGTCGTCCGGATCGTCCGCCACCGGCTCCGGATCCGGCGCGACCGGAACCCCACCGACGTACACCCGCTATCAGGGCGTCAAGGCCGACCTGCCCGGCACCGACTCCGGTGTCCCGGACGCGTTCTTCCACTATCCCGAAGAGCCGGTCAAGGCATTCGACAAGGCCCCCGGTGACGGCAAGCCGATCACCGCGATGGCACAGACCTCCGAGCCGATCCCGCCGGCGATGGGCAGCAATCCCTACTGGCAGGAGCTGAACAAGCAGCTCGGTTCGGAACTCAAGATCGCGATGACCACCGCGACCGACTACGACGCGAAGTTCGCCACCGTGGTGGCGGGTGGCGACGAACTGCCCGACATCTTCCAGGTCTCCCGTGGTGCGACCGCGGTGCCGCAGCTGATGGCCTCCAAGGCGCTCGACCTGACCGAGCACCTGTCCGGCGACGCAGCCAAGGACTACCCGTTCCTGGCCAACATCCCGACCGCATCCTGGAAGCACGCGATGTTCGACGGCAAGATCTACGCGGTGCCGATCCCGCGTGGCACCTTGCAGAGCACGATCATCTACCGCCGCGACGATCTGCTCGACAAGCTCGGCGTGAATACCGAGCCGGCCAACTTCAACGACTTCTTCGACCTGTGCAAGCAGGTGACGAACGCGAAGAAGAACGTCTGGGCATTGTCCCAGGCCCCGACGAACTACGTCATGCAGATGCTCAAGGTGCCCAACGGCTGGGCCGAGGAGGGCGGCAAGCTCACCAGCAAGTGGGAGTCGCCCAAGATCAAGGATGCGCTGGACGCAACCCGGAAGATGGTCGCGGCCGGCGTCATCGCCCCAGACTCGTTCGCCGCGAACGCCAGCCAGTACAAGCAATGGTTCATGGCGGGCACCACGTACATGACCGGCGACTCCTACAGCGCCTGGCCGGCCTACTACGCGCAGAGCACCGGGGTGAAGGGATTTGCCCTGTCTGCCATGGGATTCCCGGGCTTCGACGGCGGCAAGGGCAGCATCTGGCTGCGTTCGCCCACGCACAGCATCGTCGGCATCAACAAGGAGAGCGCCGACCGTGCCAAGACGCTGCTGTCGGTGATGAACTGGCTGGCAGCGCCGTTCGGCACCGAGGAGTATCTCTTCCGCAAGTACGGGATCGCCAACCGCAATTATCACCTGAAGGGCACCGATCCCGTACAGGATCAGGGAAAGGTGGGCGAGACGTTCCTCGGCATCCAGTACCTCGCCGACGCGCCGCCGGTGCTCTACCTGCCGGGCGCGGAGAAGATGATCAAGGGTCAGTACGAGCAGATGAAGTCGGTCATTCCCGACGGCACGCCCGATCCGACCGAGGGTCTCTACTCCGAGACCAACACCCGGATCGGCGGCAAGATCGGCGACAAGCTGGACACCCTGATCGAGGACATCCTGCAGGGACGCAAACAGGTCTCCGAATGGGACGCCGCGGTCGCCGAGTGGCGCAAGTCCGGCGGCGACAAGATTCGCAGCGAGTACGAGGAGTTGCTGCAGAAGCAGTAA